TACATAGATATTTTACATAGTTccatagcatagatagataaaaactATTAGATAGTGCAACGACATAGATAAAAACTACTAGATAGTGCAACTACAACCTACTCCCagtcgtcgtcgtcatcgtcaTCGTCGCCATCCTCGCTGGTCTGGTCCGAGGTATCGAGCCACATGTCTTCCCAACGATCATCATCAGACGCAAAGGTCGTCTGACCACCATTCTCAACGATTTCGCACTGGGATAGCGCCAGGGCCTTCCGCCGACGTCTGTCCAACCACTCAGCGCGGCGCCTTTGCGTCTCCTCCTCGCGGCGCCTTGCCCAGTAGGCTTGCTCGTAGGTGACGTCCTCCGGGTGGCGCTGGCGCCACTCCGCCATGACCCGCTCGTCCTCATGGGCGACGAGGAGGCGGTTCTGCCGCTCAGCGTGATACGCACGGTCTTGTGCCGTGCGAAGACAAGGCGGCGGGGCGACGTCCAGCGCCTGCTGGAGCGTGTGGACGTCGTGGAAGTTCATCTGCTGGCGCGGCCTGCCTAGGCGccatgccgccgcgtcgtacgcgcgggcggcctcgtgcGCCGTCTCGAAGGTGCCGAGGCCGAGCCGGAGTTGGCCGGACCGTATCTCGGAGTAGAACCCGCCGTTGGGGCGCTGGAGGACGCCGCGGTAGCCTGACGCTCCtcggcggcgcggtggcatggTGGTGTGTCGGTGGCGGGGCGCT
The Aegilops tauschii subsp. strangulata cultivar AL8/78 chromosome 3, Aet v6.0, whole genome shotgun sequence genome window above contains:
- the LOC109781596 gene encoding uncharacterized protein produces the protein MPPRRRGASGYRGVLQRPNGGFYSEIRSGQLRLGLGTFETAHEAARAYDAAAWRLGRPRQQMNFHDVHTLQQALDVAPPPCLRTAQDRAYHAERQNRLLVAHEDERVMAEWRQRHPEDVTYEQAYWARRREEETQRRRAEWLDRRRRKALALSQCEIVENGGQTTFASDDDRWEDMWLDTSDQTSEDGDDDDDDDDWE